The DNA window gtagggtacttacatagtccacaacgtcaacatttgtgtatcgagagagcgtttctggtatagctggaacatacactcccactcgacatcgaatttCTCTTTTTCACGATAattaaaaacatgtggcgaacggataataacctcaaaaccaaagtcctctgtCTCTGTTGTTAGCATCTTGTCAGTGAAGTTGCAGAGTTTGCACCTCTGCTGGCTGATGGCCATTGGGCCATATAACCAAAGGTCATCTAGGAATTAGGGGATTAAGGAAGAATTGAGTTGTTATGATTAGAGCCTCATAGGGATGGTGATCAGGCTTATTTCCCTGCCATCATTGCTAGTTAATTTATCTAGATTCACATCTTGACTAGAAATTGGTGGGGATCTAACATTCAGCGTGTGTTAGTTTTGCATGACTTTTAATTAGTAATGGTAACTTGTGGTTGAAACAAATCATGCAGTTTTCTTTTCTAGATCATTTATGGTTGTACAGAAATGGTATAGAGAACAAATATAGATAGATTAAGAACAAAAATGGATGTGCTTGTTTTGGTACTAAATCAAGTAATTAACTTAATGTTTCTTAGATGCAAGGCGAAGGAAGCGTTCTcttgtgatgcacaagaagaggaggaggatacTGCCATTTGTTCCATCTGACGATGGAGCTAGAAGACTCAAACAACTAGCGTCTCTGGCCTCTGCCTTGACTACTTCCAAAACAGAGTTTTGTAATGAACTGACTTATATGCCTAATATGGCTCCTAGATCTTCCAATCTGGCAAGATTGGAGGTAGGCGGTATACAGGTTAGAAAATCTTTTAACATGAAATTCTGTAATAACCATTTGGTGTTTTGTTGTTCTAATTTTGCTCTCCTCGACTTTCAAGGTTCTGCACAAAGAGGATAAGGAAAGTTTAGAGCTATGCACAACCATGCAAAAAAGAGGCAAATTTCCTCCACTTCTCGTGGTCTATGATTCCCAGGAAGGGTACTATCTTGAACTCACTACACTCAGCTAATTACTTATTGGAAACTTGTCTATTTAATTCATAGTTTGTGGTGTTGCTATCCAATTTTACCATTCGTGTGCATGCCACTGGAACTTGTGTGTGCAAGACTGCTTGCAGCGTTCCAGTGTCACACACTATACACACAAATTGTGAGAGCAAAACAGTGGACTCTATGGCATACACACACACTTTTTCCTTTACATTTTTAGTCAGAAATGACGCATGCATATATATTTCCAGTTTCACTGTGCAGGCTGATGGCaacataaaggatatgaccttCCTAGCTGAATATTCTGGGGACGTTGATTATCTAGAGAACAGAGCAAACGATGATTGCGACTGTCTTATGACGCTCCTCCTATCAGCTAATCCTTCACAAAATCTGGTCATTTGCCCTGACAAGCGGGGGAACATTTCCCGTTTTTTCAGTGACATCAATAACCACACACCGTAAGTTGTTTGTTTTGTACCCATAAGTTCAGTTAGCAACTGTTGTACTGTGTTGTCACCTCAAAGAAAGGATGTGTGTATTCTAACTTCGAAACTGTTACAGGGAtggtaagaagaagaaaaatgtcaAGTGTGTGCGGTATAACATCGATGGGGAGAGCCATGTCTTGTTGGTGGCCTGTCGTGATATAGCTTGTGGTGATAAGCTATATTACGATTACAATGGGTATGAGCATGCGTATCCCACACACCATTTCCTCTAACATAACCCCAATAGTTCTAACCTGACCAGTAGTAAAGGAGGCTTGGTGAAACACAGCTTTGCCACCCAAGAGATCATAATGACAGAAATTGATAAGTTCCTGTGAAGTAGTACCCTAATTCAGTTATAGGAGCCAAGAGGAATCATCATTGTCCCTGCACTCAAGATGAATCTTCCCattattatttttttttattcTAGAGATTTCTACCCCTTTTGTGAGAGTAAATAGTTGTCTATGTGTCTCCTATTTATTAGAATGTTAGAAAATGAAGAAGAATGTTGTAGTAGAGTTAACTATTGTGTTGTTGCTGGTTAAAGGTACATTTCGAGTATTGAGAAATGGATGGATGTGCAGTTGGCCATATCTATAATGTTCTTTCTACTTTTCAACTGTTGTGATTGTGCTCCTTACACACACGTGTAGGATGTGTGTGTTGGTGTGCACTTGTGGCTCTTCTGTCTGGTCCGGTGCAATGTCATTACTTTGCCTAGCAACTTGCATGCCCAAAGCTTATTTTATGGTTGTACTTATGGCCGTATGGGTTGACTTATTTCTGTTGCCAGTATATGTGTATCCTCTTGATTACCTTGGCTGCATTAGTTTAGCTATAAAATTAAAGATTAAAGATTCTTGTCTCTGGCCTTTCTATTATAAATCCATGCTGGTTTTGTTGCTTATTGCTGGATGTATTAATGTTGGCTCCAGTAAGCTGTGTTCCATTCATTTATTTATTAGTGATTCTATTGTTGTAACTTATTTGTCTAAAATGTAATCCACACATGTTAAGAGCTAGTGGTAGCATATATTCCTGTTAGTCAGTCACATCTTTATGGGTGTTTTGTTTGTTTTTGCAATTGTATTGACCAGATGACTAGCTGATCAATGCAGCACTGCATCACTGAGGAATAGGAAATTCTAGTTGACACAGAATATGGTTATGTTAAAATGTGATCACTCACGTCCTGAGTGGAAAGTGCGGTTGATTATACTTTTTAAGTAGTGGCAATCTGCTGTTGAGAAAAATCATACTTTCAACTTGTAGATCATTCATGGATTGTGTGGATTAACAGATTTCTGTTGAGGATTTATGTTACTCACTTAAATCATGACTCAAAATAGGTGGGAAAGCATTACCAGACAAATATTCAATCTATGTCAGTTGTGCATGCTTTTAAAGTAGTAAAAGCAATGTGTTGTTGAAATAAATCATGCTGTTCTCTTTGTACATCATTTATTGTTGTACAGTTTGACTGATTTCTGCTGTAGTTATATATCCACAATTATGTGCATTCATTCAGCTAGCCATAAAAATAATTTTGCCTTTGGTTTTTCTGCATCAAATCTACATTGTGCTGTTTCTATTGATGGTAGTCAGTTTTGTCAATATAGGCTCCTCCAAGCAGTGTGTTTCTTATTTATGAGTGGTTCAATCACTCAACCCTCAAATATAGCAAAATACCTCAGATAGGCTATTATTCAATTGGATTGTAATTTGGGAGAGGGAGTGGGGGTTGTACCTTAGACACATGCTAAGTCTTTTTACTGTAATTACTTTGTTAAGATATCATCATTACACGTCTGATGCAGAAATTCTTGTTAGTATGCTATTATGCTTCATGTTTTTCAGTAGTATAATAATGGCAATTTGGAGTTGAAAAAATCGTGTAGCTCACTTTGTTCATAAAGGTTGTATGGATTGACTGGCTTCTGTCATGGGTATATGGTTCGTGTGTACCCTCTTATTAACTTGGTCATGTTCATTTAACCATATATAGTTCCCGCCTTTGGCCCttgtctttttattttatttatgtgCAGTTCAACTTCAATAGTTAGCATTTATAAACACTTGGGGTAATAGCTTTTATGTTAAGTGTATGAACCATATATCTCAAAGATATTGTAAAATGCAAAATTTGATGCACAGGATTGCCTATTGGTAGCTAATATTTTACAAGGTTTGGATATTTTTTAGATTGCTAAGTGCATGAGCCATATATCCTGACCCGACTTCGACCTATTCGCTGACTTTGTAGCAGAGGCAAACACCTTGCCAGACATCGTCACCTAACGGCAAGAGATCAACCAGGGCCTTGTTGGGGCAGCTTGGTCTATGTACGATGGTTTCGTGCTGCACCGCGGCTGCACCTTTGTCCTAGACTCCTCAAGCTGTGGCCTCAGCTCCTTGCCATGGCCCATGGTGCTAGCCATGAGGGGGTGTAGAAGACACTCCGCATGTATGCCTCATTCTATAGCCCGCATGTCAGTAGGTGAGTGCAGGACTTTGTGTAAGGGTGCTCTGTCTGCCAGCACAACAAGACCGAACACCTCCATCCCACAGGCACTACGGGATACAggaactttgctgagtgccaggggcactcggcgaagccccaaaaacactcggcaaagggtttgccgagtgttacacttggcaaacgacactcggcaaacccgttATCGGCAAATGCATGTTTGCCGAGAGTtttctgtcgggcactcggcaaagacgttgccgagtgcccaaaaaacactcggcaaacttttttttcaaaaaaaaatacaaaaatgacACGCCGACACCACTcccgcaccaccagcaccgccacCGACACCACCATCCACGCTGCCACCACCATCCACGCCCACACCACGCCGCATCCGCCACCATCCATGCCGCCGCCACCATCCACGCACGCACCACGCCGCATCCACGCTGCCACCACCATCCACGCCCCGTCCCTGGATCTCGCTGGCAATTTCAAGGGGAAGACAGCTCACAGACGCCGATGGTGTTTGCCCGCTCACCTCTTGGCGTGCTTGGGGTCGAGGAGCGCGAGCTCGGCGAGCTTGTTGTCGGGCACGGCCTTCTTGGCATAGCCCGGCAGCACGGAGGACGGCGCGGACTCGCCCTCGAACAGCGACGTGGCCCCGTCCATGGAGCTGCTCGTCTTGTGCCCCGCCACGCCCccgcctcctccgccgcctcctccatGCAGCGAGAGGCCATCGAAGAAGGCGGCGTCGAGGCAGAGGCTCCGCATGTGCGCCCTGCTCGGTGGCCTCGGCACCGCAGACGCC is part of the Miscanthus floridulus cultivar M001 chromosome 9, ASM1932011v1, whole genome shotgun sequence genome and encodes:
- the LOC136483926 gene encoding histone-lysine N-methyltransferase ATXR6-like encodes the protein MDPATPSSSPSSPQLGLKRTTASTLEEPLTPKRHCSMDDVISLDDVMRRAPAVDAPPPVARERVYTYYETLLCETCGSADREDDLILCDRCDRGHHTFCLRPIVSQVPIGPWFCPICTPPIQAPKSFPVNERKIFNFFGIQKDEQDAQAAECKPSKDARRRKRSLVMHKKRRRILPFVPSDDGARRLKQLASLASALTTSKTEFCNELTYMPNMAPRSSNLARLEVGGIQVLHKEDKESLELCTTMQKRGKFPPLLVVYDSQEGFTVQADGNIKDMTFLAEYSGDVDYLENRANDDCDCLMTLLLSANPSQNLVICPDKRGNISRFFSDINNHTPDGKKKKNVKCVRYNIDGESHVLLVACRDIACGDKLYYDYNG